The proteins below are encoded in one region of Paludisphaera mucosa:
- a CDS encoding sigma-70 family RNA polymerase sigma factor, whose protein sequence is MTRTGENSSETNRLLGLCREGDASSLGKLLSRHRGPLRHLIAHRLDARLRGRIDPSDVVQEAHVAASGSLEAYLREPRSPLVYWLLGIASHKILELRRFHLGTSARDPRREVPIHRPEAAVVPGLGTPSEAAMRVEEGEALHGALDRLEPSEREILLLRHFGHMTNAQVAEILGISSAAAGKRYLRALGRLRDLLGPRS, encoded by the coding sequence ATGACCAGGACCGGCGAGAATTCGAGCGAGACGAATCGGCTGCTGGGGTTGTGTAGGGAAGGGGATGCTTCCAGCCTGGGGAAGTTGCTCTCGAGGCATCGGGGGCCGCTGCGCCACCTCATCGCCCATCGGCTCGACGCCAGGCTGCGAGGCCGCATCGATCCCTCGGACGTCGTTCAGGAGGCCCACGTCGCCGCGTCGGGGAGCCTCGAGGCTTATCTCCGCGAGCCGCGGAGCCCGCTGGTCTACTGGCTGCTCGGGATCGCCTCTCACAAGATCCTCGAGCTTCGACGGTTCCACCTCGGGACCTCGGCCCGCGACCCGAGGCGGGAGGTGCCCATCCATCGGCCCGAAGCTGCGGTCGTCCCCGGCCTCGGCACGCCGAGCGAAGCGGCCATGCGGGTCGAGGAAGGGGAAGCCTTGCATGGGGCGCTCGATCGCCTCGAACCGTCCGAACGCGAAATCCTGCTCCTTCGCCATTTCGGCCACATGACCAACGCCCAGGTGGCCGAGATCCTCGGGATCTCTTCCGCTGCGGCCGGCAAGCGATACCTACGCGCCCTGGGCCGCTTGCGGGACCTGCTGGGGCCCCGGAGTTGA
- a CDS encoding DUF1559 domain-containing protein — MKPKSGFTLIELLVVIAIIAVLIALLLPAVQSAREAARRAQCVNNLKQIGLAMHNYHSANDSFPPPKIYSGSCADQSNGGQGLVLNTTAFVMILGNLEQTPLMNAYNFSQASSDSAWGGYAGVNVNLLGDAAANSTVVGTMVAGYTCPSDEDPEVVTYEPSNPAAIYSRMNARRSNYGLSSAGYTDYECGPPNTSWLGAFYAEKASSIAKLQDGSSNTILTGEMHQRHAQDWFGPYWGSGTHTSTFARVARRGQWMWQFYYPNAPWGDNDCPGNRAACNPRNLTYAWVYASRHPGGVNVGMGDGSVRFIKNTINYDTFYSLTTIQGGEIVSADAF, encoded by the coding sequence ATGAAACCGAAGTCCGGCTTCACGTTGATCGAGCTGCTGGTCGTAATCGCCATCATCGCGGTCCTGATCGCCCTGCTGCTGCCCGCGGTGCAGTCGGCCCGAGAGGCCGCCCGTCGCGCCCAGTGCGTGAACAACCTCAAGCAGATCGGGCTGGCCATGCACAATTACCACAGCGCGAACGACTCGTTCCCGCCGCCCAAGATCTACTCCGGGAGCTGCGCCGACCAGTCCAACGGCGGACAGGGGCTCGTCCTCAACACCACGGCGTTCGTGATGATCCTGGGGAATCTGGAGCAGACCCCGCTCATGAACGCCTACAATTTCAGCCAGGCCTCGAGCGACTCCGCATGGGGGGGGTACGCCGGCGTCAACGTAAACCTGCTCGGAGATGCGGCCGCGAACTCGACCGTCGTCGGTACGATGGTCGCCGGCTACACGTGTCCGTCCGACGAAGACCCGGAGGTCGTCACATACGAGCCTTCCAACCCCGCGGCGATCTACTCCCGCATGAACGCGCGGAGGAGCAACTACGGCCTGAGTTCCGCCGGGTACACCGACTACGAGTGCGGTCCGCCCAACACTTCCTGGCTGGGGGCCTTCTACGCCGAGAAGGCGTCGTCCATCGCCAAGCTCCAGGACGGCAGCTCCAATACCATCCTGACCGGCGAGATGCATCAACGGCACGCCCAGGACTGGTTCGGACCATACTGGGGATCCGGCACCCACACCTCGACGTTCGCCCGCGTCGCGCGCAGAGGGCAGTGGATGTGGCAGTTTTATTATCCCAATGCACCCTGGGGCGACAACGATTGCCCGGGGAACCGCGCGGCCTGCAACCCGCGGAACCTGACCTACGCATGGGTCTACGCCAGCCGCCATCCCGGGGGCGTCAACGTGGGGATGGGCGACGGCAGCGTGCGCTTCATCAAGAACACGATCAACTACGACACCTTCTACTCCCTCACGACCATCCAGGGCGGCGAGATCGTCAGCGCCGACGCATTCTGA
- a CDS encoding Ig-like domain-containing protein: MRFYKAVVVLGLAIVAGCSGGGGEEDSYSLVPVEGKLTLDGKPLEGASITFNASQGNNPPTDGGDVTGADGTFSAKYRNRSGLAPGTYKITVHQPKAALPGKPAPPDLDPFMMSLAIDAANKKKGPRKTAAIDQPWIYSEIDRTPLSHQVSVGGDVDLVFDLKSTLK, translated from the coding sequence GTGAGATTTTACAAGGCCGTCGTCGTCCTGGGGCTCGCGATCGTCGCCGGCTGCTCCGGAGGCGGGGGCGAGGAGGACTCCTACTCGCTCGTCCCCGTCGAGGGCAAGTTGACGCTCGACGGGAAGCCGCTGGAAGGGGCGTCGATCACGTTCAACGCCTCTCAGGGTAACAACCCGCCGACCGACGGGGGCGACGTGACCGGCGCCGACGGGACCTTCTCGGCGAAGTATCGCAACCGCTCCGGGCTCGCGCCGGGGACCTACAAGATCACGGTCCATCAGCCGAAGGCGGCCCTCCCGGGAAAGCCGGCGCCCCCCGATCTCGACCCGTTCATGATGAGCCTGGCGATCGACGCCGCCAACAAAAAGAAGGGTCCCAGGAAAACGGCCGCGATCGATCAGCCCTGGATCTACAGCGAAATCGACCGCACCCCGCTCTCCCACCAGGTCTCCGTGGGAGGCGACGTCGACCTCGTGTTCGACCTCAAATCGACTCTGAAGTGA
- a CDS encoding PSD1 and planctomycete cytochrome C domain-containing protein — protein MTSERSSFADAERAASSMNVLFALGGSSLQASFVIAFLALLGAAVHAGDGAEREAFFEAKVRPILADRCFGCHSAKAGRIKGNLALDSLEGLFKGGDLGPAVQPGRPEESLLVQAIGYQDDSVKMPPKQKLSEEEIAVLRRWVAEGPTFPKSAASPAARAPGIDFARARGHWAYQPFSRREPPPVEDEAWPSTPVDPFVLAKLEAAGLSPSPPADRRTLLRRAYYDLIGLPPTAEEIAAFEADRSDDAFAKVVDRLLASPRYGERWGRHWLDVARYADSKDGVLMYGDDRIRPYAYTYRDYVVRSFNEDAPFDRMIREQLAADAVAPKDEPWRLAAMGFLTLGRAFDNNVHDQIDDKIDVVSRGLLGLTVACARCHDHKYDPIPTADYYSLYGVFAGAEAPLELPAIDDPERTPDRKAFEDSANVKRSEIRRFLDDQYVMLSEEAARRSGDYLIQAATTPPDPLETAVFFMSLDREQLRPPLVARWRRLLKRRADPADPVFGPLSQLMKLDDEAVADRSAAILASWAERPAGTGLDALNPLVSSALKAGLLRCRSDVARAYADLFRRTYEESRSAPDGLADDAARRQILDVIRGSESPSHITRGQTVAFMSRVDIDAYGPKIVELDRMTVKASDPAPRAMVLVDAEQPYAPRVFVRGNPAQPGDAVPRRFLHILSGDDAKPFARGGGRLDLAEAIADPKNPLTGRVIVNRVWMHHFGEPLVSTPSDFGERSTPPTHPELLDDLAARFVEGGWSVKSLHRLIVLSSTYRQSSADRPECRKVDPENRLMWRANRRRLDFEAMRDTLLAVSGRLDATMYGRPVDVANDPGNARRSVYGLIDRQSFPAVFRAFDLASPDVSAERRPMTTVPQQALFGMNAPLVAEQAKALAARPEIAAADPRDAVRALYRLILARAAGGDEVESAARFLRSLDDDPGEPGLAPLAQLAQVLLISNEAMFVD, from the coding sequence ATGACTTCCGAACGATCGTCGTTCGCGGACGCTGAACGGGCCGCGTCGTCGATGAACGTCCTGTTCGCCCTCGGCGGATCGTCCTTGCAGGCGTCCTTCGTCATCGCCTTTCTGGCCCTCCTCGGCGCGGCCGTCCACGCGGGCGACGGCGCGGAGCGGGAAGCCTTCTTCGAGGCGAAGGTCCGGCCGATCCTGGCGGACCGCTGCTTCGGCTGCCACTCGGCGAAGGCGGGGAGGATCAAGGGCAACCTCGCGCTCGACTCGCTCGAAGGGCTTTTCAAAGGGGGAGACCTCGGGCCGGCCGTCCAGCCGGGGCGGCCCGAAGAAAGTCTCCTCGTCCAGGCGATCGGATATCAGGACGACTCGGTGAAGATGCCGCCGAAGCAGAAGCTGTCGGAGGAGGAGATCGCCGTCCTCCGACGATGGGTGGCCGAGGGCCCGACCTTCCCGAAGTCGGCCGCGTCGCCGGCCGCCAGGGCCCCGGGGATCGATTTCGCCAGGGCTCGAGGCCACTGGGCGTACCAACCCTTCAGCCGCCGAGAACCCCCGCCGGTCGAGGATGAAGCGTGGCCCTCGACCCCCGTCGACCCGTTCGTATTGGCGAAGCTGGAGGCCGCCGGCCTCTCCCCGTCGCCGCCGGCCGACCGCCGCACGCTCCTGCGACGGGCCTATTACGACCTGATCGGCCTGCCGCCGACCGCCGAGGAGATCGCCGCGTTCGAGGCCGACCGATCGGACGACGCCTTCGCGAAGGTCGTCGACCGGCTGCTGGCCTCGCCCCGCTACGGCGAGCGCTGGGGGCGGCACTGGCTGGACGTCGCCCGCTACGCCGACTCGAAGGACGGCGTGCTCATGTACGGCGACGACCGGATCCGGCCCTACGCCTACACCTATCGCGACTATGTCGTGCGGTCGTTCAACGAGGACGCGCCTTTCGATCGGATGATCCGCGAACAGCTCGCGGCCGACGCGGTCGCGCCCAAGGACGAGCCCTGGCGGCTCGCGGCGATGGGCTTCCTGACGCTGGGCCGGGCCTTCGACAACAACGTCCACGACCAGATCGACGACAAAATCGACGTCGTGAGCCGCGGCCTGCTCGGCCTGACGGTCGCCTGCGCCCGCTGCCACGACCACAAGTACGACCCGATCCCCACCGCCGATTACTATTCGCTCTACGGCGTCTTCGCCGGTGCCGAGGCCCCGCTCGAGCTTCCCGCGATCGACGACCCCGAGCGGACGCCCGACCGCAAGGCGTTCGAGGACTCGGCGAACGTCAAGCGCTCCGAGATCCGGAGGTTCCTCGACGATCAGTACGTGATGCTCTCCGAGGAGGCCGCCAGGCGGTCCGGCGACTATCTGATCCAGGCCGCGACCACGCCCCCCGACCCGCTGGAGACGGCCGTCTTCTTCATGTCCCTCGACCGCGAACAGCTCCGCCCGCCGCTCGTCGCCCGTTGGCGACGCCTCCTCAAGCGTCGCGCCGACCCGGCCGATCCCGTCTTCGGTCCGCTGTCGCAACTGATGAAGCTCGACGACGAGGCGGTCGCCGACCGATCGGCCGCGATCCTCGCGAGTTGGGCCGAACGACCCGCGGGGACCGGGCTCGACGCCCTCAATCCGCTCGTATCCTCGGCCCTGAAGGCCGGCCTGCTTCGATGCCGGTCCGACGTGGCCCGCGCCTACGCCGACCTCTTCCGCCGGACCTACGAGGAATCCAGGTCGGCGCCTGACGGCCTGGCCGACGACGCGGCTCGGCGGCAGATCCTCGACGTCATCCGCGGCTCGGAGAGCCCGTCCCACATCACGCGCGGCCAGACGGTGGCGTTCATGTCGCGCGTCGACATCGACGCTTACGGCCCCAAGATCGTCGAGCTGGATCGGATGACCGTGAAGGCGTCGGACCCCGCGCCGCGGGCGATGGTCCTGGTCGACGCCGAACAACCCTACGCGCCGAGGGTCTTCGTCCGGGGCAACCCCGCCCAGCCGGGCGACGCGGTGCCTCGGCGGTTCTTGCACATCCTCTCCGGCGACGATGCAAAGCCCTTCGCCCGCGGCGGCGGCCGGCTCGACCTCGCGGAGGCGATCGCCGACCCGAAGAATCCGCTCACGGGTCGCGTGATCGTCAATCGCGTCTGGATGCACCACTTCGGCGAGCCCCTCGTCTCCACCCCCAGCGACTTCGGCGAGCGCAGCACACCCCCGACCCACCCCGAACTCCTCGACGACCTCGCCGCGCGATTCGTCGAGGGGGGCTGGTCCGTCAAGTCCCTCCACCGCCTGATCGTGCTCTCCAGCACCTACCGGCAGTCGAGCGCCGATCGCCCCGAATGCCGGAAGGTCGACCCCGAGAACAGGCTCATGTGGCGTGCGAACCGCCGTCGGCTCGACTTCGAGGCCATGCGCGACACGCTCCTGGCCGTCTCGGGCCGGCTCGACGCCACGATGTACGGCCGGCCGGTCGACGTCGCGAACGACCCCGGGAACGCCCGCCGCTCGGTCTATGGTCTGATAGACCGCCAGAGTTTCCCGGCCGTCTTCCGCGCTTTCGACCTCGCCAGCCCCGACGTCTCCGCCGAGCGCCGGCCGATGACGACGGTCCCCCAGCAGGCCCTCTTCGGCATGAATGCGCCTCTGGTCGCCGAACAGGCGAAGGCCCTCGCCGCCCGACCCGAAATCGCCGCCGCGGATCCGCGCGACGCGGTCCGGGCCCTCTATCGGCTGATCCTCGCCCGCGCCGCAGGCGGCGACGAGGTCGAGTCGGCGGCCCGCTTCCTCCGCAGCCTGGACGACGATCCGGGCGAGCCGGGGCTCGCCCCCCTGGCCCAGCTCGCCCAGGTGCTCCTGATCTCGAACGAGGCCATGTTCGTCGATTGA
- a CDS encoding DUF1501 domain-containing protein produces the protein MNADYRPPLSRRQAIQRLGTGFGMLGLSAMLDEAGLMGLTAARASTPEAPRTPLAPRPPHFAPRAKRVIHIYLNGGPSQVDTFDPKPTLTRYDGRPLPQGNLSTEQRTGAAMGSPFKFRKYGESGLPISEIFERTAAHADDLCVIRSMQADTPNHEQSMRLMNCGDERLPRPSMGSWLTYGLGSENENLPAYVSMCPGLPVADVSNWRSAFLPGVYQGTYVDSRKEKAEDLIEDIRNARLSAREQRRQLDLLAEMNRRHRESRAEDDALDARIASFELAYRMQMEATDAFDVEQEPRHVRDMYGPGVQARQLLIARRLIERGVRFVQLFHGDVQPWDNHDKLPAGHRKLGLECDQGIAALLTDLKRRGLFEDTLVLCGGEFGRTPTVEMVKGKAGTGRDHNHWGFSVWLAGGGVKGGHIHGATDDVGYKAVESPVHIHDLHATILHLLGLDHTRLTYRHAGRDFRLTDVHGSVVEGILA, from the coding sequence ATGAACGCCGACTACCGGCCCCCCCTATCGCGACGCCAGGCCATCCAGCGACTCGGGACCGGCTTCGGCATGCTCGGCCTGTCGGCGATGCTGGACGAGGCCGGGCTGATGGGCCTCACCGCGGCTCGCGCGTCGACGCCCGAGGCCCCTCGTACGCCGCTCGCCCCCAGGCCCCCCCACTTCGCCCCCAGGGCGAAGCGGGTGATCCACATCTACCTGAACGGCGGCCCGAGCCAAGTCGACACCTTCGACCCGAAGCCGACGCTCACGAGGTACGACGGCAGGCCGCTCCCGCAAGGCAACCTCTCCACCGAGCAGCGGACCGGGGCGGCGATGGGCTCGCCCTTCAAGTTCCGCAAGTACGGCGAGAGCGGACTCCCGATCAGCGAGATCTTCGAGCGCACCGCGGCGCACGCCGACGACCTCTGCGTCATCCGCTCGATGCAGGCCGACACGCCAAACCACGAGCAGTCGATGCGGCTGATGAACTGCGGGGACGAACGGCTGCCTCGGCCCAGCATGGGTTCCTGGTTGACGTACGGCCTCGGCTCGGAGAATGAGAACCTGCCGGCGTACGTCTCGATGTGCCCCGGCCTCCCCGTCGCCGACGTCTCGAACTGGCGGTCGGCCTTCCTGCCGGGCGTTTATCAGGGGACGTACGTCGACAGTCGCAAGGAGAAGGCCGAGGACCTGATCGAGGACATCCGCAACGCCCGCCTTTCCGCTCGCGAGCAGCGCCGGCAGCTCGATCTCCTGGCCGAAATGAATCGACGTCATCGGGAATCGCGCGCCGAGGATGATGCGCTCGACGCCCGGATCGCCAGCTTCGAACTGGCCTACCGAATGCAGATGGAAGCGACCGACGCCTTCGACGTCGAGCAGGAACCGCGACACGTCCGCGATATGTACGGCCCCGGCGTCCAAGCCCGCCAACTCCTTATCGCCCGCCGCTTGATCGAACGCGGCGTACGGTTCGTCCAGCTCTTCCACGGCGACGTCCAACCCTGGGACAACCACGACAAGCTCCCGGCCGGCCACCGAAAACTCGGCCTCGAATGCGACCAGGGGATCGCGGCCCTGCTGACCGACCTCAAGCGTCGCGGCCTGTTCGAAGACACGCTGGTCCTCTGCGGCGGCGAATTCGGCCGCACTCCGACGGTGGAGATGGTCAAGGGGAAGGCCGGGACGGGTCGCGACCACAATCACTGGGGCTTCTCGGTCTGGCTCGCCGGCGGCGGCGTCAAGGGTGGTCATATCCACGGCGCGACCGACGACGTCGGATACAAGGCCGTGGAATCCCCGGTCCACATCCATGACCTCCACGCCACGATCCTCCACCTTCTCGGCCTCGACCACACGCGGCTCACCTATCGCCACGCCGGCCGCGACTTCCGCCTGACCGACGTCCACGGGAGCGTCGTCGAAGGGATCCTGGCTTGA